From one Neofelis nebulosa isolate mNeoNeb1 chromosome 4, mNeoNeb1.pri, whole genome shotgun sequence genomic stretch:
- the PDE4A gene encoding cAMP-specific 3',5'-cyclic phosphodiesterase 4A isoform X5: MPLVDFFCETCSKPWLVGWWDQFKRMLNRELTHLSEMSRSGNQVSEYISTTFLDKQNEVEIPSPTMKDREKQPAPRQRPSQQPPPPGPQFQPMSQITGVKKLMHSSSLSDSSIPRFGVKTNQEELLAQELENLNKWGLNIFCVSEYAGGRSLSCIMYTIFQERDLLKKFRIPVDTMVTYMLTLEDHYHPDVAYHNSLHAADVLQSTHVLLATPALDAVFTDLEILAALFAAAIHDVDHPGVSNQFLINTNSELALMYNDESVLENHHLAVGFKLLQEDNCDIFQNLSKRQRQSLRKMVIDMVLATDMSKHMTLLADLKTMVETKKVTSSGVLLLDNYSDRIQVLRNMVHCADLSNPTKPLELYRQWTDRIMAEFFQQGDRERERGMEISPMCDKHTASVEKSQVGFIDYIVHPLWETWADLVHPDAQEILDTLEDNRDWYHSAIRQSPSPPPEEEPRGPGHPPPPDKFQFELTLEEEDEEEVSTAPGAFTVRGLSVAQDASPAEELLEVDGQDMPTEVKVQEPCCTQQADSAGSVAVGKDKATSPDASVDAVGRSSPLALSAESPLLPALRTPPPPEDTPGLPGLPSTAAEAGAQKEHQAAKRACSACTGTSGEDPPPLPAPGGWGSAGGPT, translated from the exons TTCAAGAGGATGTTAAACCGTGAACTCACACACCTGTCAGAGATGAGCAGGTCAGGAAACCAGGTCTCTGAGTACATCTCCACCACATTCCTGG ACAAGCAGAATGAAGTGGAGATTCCATCACCCACGATGAAGGATCGAGAAAAACAGCCAGCTCCCCGCCAGAGACCTTCCCAGCAGCCCCCGCCCCCTGGGCCGCAATTCCAGCCCATGTCTCAGATCACAGGGGTGAAGAAGCTGATGCATAGCAGCAGCCTGAGTGACTCCAGCATCCCCCGCTTTGGGGTGAAGACCAACCAAGAAGAGCTCCTGGCCCAA GAACTGGAGAACCTGAACAAGTGGGGTCTGAACATCTTCTGCGTATCCGAATACGCCGGAGGCCGTTCCCTCAGCTGCATCATGTACACGATATTTCAG GAGCGTGACCTGCTGAAGAAATTCCGCATCCCAGTGGACACCATGGTGACATATATGCTGACCCTGGAGGACCACTACCACCCCGACGTGGCCTACCACAACAGCCTGCACGCGGCCGATGTGCTGCAGTCCACCCACGTGCTGCTGGCCACACCCGCGCTAGAT GCTGTGTTCACGGACCTGGAGATTCTTGCCGCCCTCTTCGCGGCCGCTATTCATGACGTAGACCACCCTGGGGTCTCCAACCAGTTCCTCATCAACACTA ATTCGGAGCTGGCGCTCATGTACAACGATGAGTCGGTGCTGGAGAACCACCACCTGGCCGTGGGCTTCAAGCTGCTGCAGGAAGACAACTGCGATATCTTCCAGAACCTCAGCAAGCGCCAGCGGCAGAGCCTGCGCAAGATGGTCATCGACatg GTGCTGGCCACGGACATGTCCAAACACATGACCCTCCTGGCAGACCTGAAGACCATGGTGGAGACCAAGAAGGTGACCAGCTCGGGGGTCCTCCTGCTGGACAACTACTCCGACCGCATCCAG GTCCTTCGGAACATGGTGCACTGTGCAGACCTCAGCAACCCCACCAAGCCACTCGAGTTGTACCGCCAGTGGACCGACCGCATTATGGCCGAGTTCTTCCAGCAGGGGGACCGTGAACGTGAGCGGGGCATGGAGATCAGCCCCATGTGCGACAAGCACACAGCCTCGGTGGAGAAGTCTCAG GTGGGTTTCATCGACTATATCGTGCACCCGCTGTGGGAGACGTGGGCTGACCTGGTCCACCCGGACGCCCAGGAGATCCTGGACACGTTAGAGGACAACAGAGACTGGTACCACAGCGCCATTCGGCAGAGCCCATCACCGCCGCCTGAGGAGGAGCCCAGGGGGCCaggccacccacccccacccgatAAGTTCCAGTTCGAGCTGACGCtggaagaggaagatgaggaggaggtgTCTACCGCCCCGGGTGCATTTACGGTGCGGGGATTGTCCGTGGCTCAGGATGCGTCCCCAGCTGAGGAACTCTTGGAGGTCGATGGCCAGGATATGCCCACGGAGGTGAAGGTACAGGAACCTTGCTGCACGCAGCAAGCAGACTCGGCCGGTAGTGTGGCTGTGGGCAAGGACAAGGCCACGTCCCCAGACGCATCTGTGGATGCCGTAGGCCGCAGCAGCCCCCTGGCCCTGTCTGCCGAGAGCCCCCTTCTGCCCGCCTTGAGGACCCCGCCCCCTCCAGAGGACACCCCGGGCCTCCCGGGCCTCCCCTCCACGGCGGCCGAGGCGGGGGCCCAAAAAGAGCATCAGGCTGCCAAGAGGGCGTGCAGTGCCTGCACAGGAACGTCCGGCGAGgacccccccccactcccagctcctggggggtgggggtcagctgGAGGCCCTACCTGA